In Carya illinoinensis cultivar Pawnee chromosome 9, C.illinoinensisPawnee_v1, whole genome shotgun sequence, the following are encoded in one genomic region:
- the LOC122275252 gene encoding thylakoid lumenal 15.0 kDa protein 2, chloroplastic, whose amino-acid sequence MASLRLPTASRPAFRVPITAASAPLSLPAFATQNSVKLTKWVRSKSFNLVLSGALTVGLSLAGIGVAEAKVGVNKPELLPKEFSPVIDVAGFLSDGQEKRLAQEIDDIEKDTGFKLRVLAQNYPETPGLAIKDFWQVDDRTIVFVADPTFGNILNFNVGASIDLDIPRSFWSRLAGKYGNIFYWKEKGEDASIEAAVMAISNCLKEPVGPNNCSEVK is encoded by the exons ATGGCGTCTCTCCGTCTTCCTACTGCCTCGCGTCCTGCGTTTAGAGTCCCTATCACGGCAGCATCGGCTCCTCTGTCTCTACCAGCCTTCGCGACTCAAAACTCGGTCAAACTCACCAAGTGGGTTCGGTCTAAGTCTTTCAATCTCGTGCTCTCAGGGGCTCTCACGGTCGGTCTCTCCCTTGCag GAATTGGAGTTGCAGAGGCAAAGGTTGGGGTCAACAAGCCTGAATTGCTTCCTAAAGAGTTTAGTCCTGTCATTGATGTAGCCGGGTTCCTGTCTGATGGCCAG GAGAAAAGACTGGCTCAAGAGATAGATGATATTGAAAAGGATACTGGGTTCAAGTTGAGAGTTCTGGCCCAGAATTACCCCGAAACACCAG GGCTGGCGATTAAAGATTTTTGGCAAGTGGATGATAGAACTATTGTCTTTGTTGCTGACCCCACTTTTG GCAACATATTGAACTTCAATGTTGGGGCGTCTATTGATCTGGACATTCCTCGTAGTTTTTGGAGCCGATTGGCGGGGAAAtatggaaatattttttactgGAAAGAGAAG GGGGAAGATGCATCAATTGAAGCAGCTGTAATGGCAATATCTAATTGCTTGAAAGAACCTGTAGGCCCAAATAATTGCTCAGAGGTAAAATAG